The DNA window CAGGGTGTGCAGGATCGTGAGGTCGGGCTGGATCCAGCGGTCGGGGGTGAAGGTCAGGTTCACCTGACCGAAGACGTAGAAGCCGGCCGCCTTCGCCGCCGGCTTGAACAGGTAACTCAGCTCACCCTCGGCATAGCTGCTGGTGCCGGTCTCGGCGGGGGTCATGACCAGCCTTCCGTCGATGCACTCGTAGCGCGCATGCGGCAGCTCGCGCAACGGGAGGTAACGGTCGGCGAGCCGGGTGGTCCACATGCCGTCGAAATCGACGAGCGGATCGAAACGCAGGGGCGCGGCCATCGACGTGTCACCTCCTCGACCGGTCAACGTCTCCACTGTAAGTCGGTTGCTGTGGCGGTCGACACCACGTCCGAATTTCGCGCGACAGCGTCGTACCCGAGGGGCAGAGTGTCAGGGGTGAACGTCGATACCGCTCCTGACCGGGCGCCGCTGCGGAGCTGGCTGCCCGGTTTCGTCGCCCTGGGCGCGATCTGGGGTTCCAGCTTCCTCTTCATCAAGGTGGGGGTGACCGAGCTGCACCCGGTGCACCTCACCCTCTACCGGGTGGCCACCGGCGCGGCGACGCTGCTGGCGGTGCTGGTCGTGCTGCGCGACCGGCTGCCCCGCGAACCCCGGGTGTGGGCCCACATGCTGGTGGTGGCCGCGTTCGGTGTCGCGCTGCCGTTCACCCTGTTCGGGTTCGGTGAGCAGCGGGTCGAGTCCATGCTGGCCGGCATCTGGAACGCCACCACGCCGCTGATCGTGCTGCCGCTGGCGGTGCTGGTGTTCCGCACCGAGCGACTGACCGCGCGACGGGCCGTCGGGCTGGCCCTGGGCTTCGTCGGCGTGCTGGTGGTGCTCGGCGTCTGGGCGGGCGTCGGCGGGGCCCACTTCACCGGCCAGCTCATGTGCTTCGGCGCGGCGGCCTGCTACGGCGTGGCCATCCCGTACCAGAAAAAGTTCATCGCGGGCAGCGCGCACTCGGGGTTGTCGCTGTCGGCGGCGCAGCTG is part of the Micromonospora sp. WMMD980 genome and encodes:
- a CDS encoding Uma2 family endonuclease; this encodes MAAPLRFDPLVDFDGMWTTRLADRYLPLRELPHARYECIDGRLVMTPAETGTSSYAEGELSYLFKPAAKAAGFYVFGQVNLTFTPDRWIQPDLTILHTLPASDQEDRWIPVRLCTMAVEFVSPGSRRQDFVDKPRLCAEAGVPYFMRVQIARQIRHVGVEFLTLDNGSYVSTAQAVSGQRLKVGLPFPIDFDPADLLP
- a CDS encoding DMT family transporter; the encoded protein is MNVDTAPDRAPLRSWLPGFVALGAIWGSSFLFIKVGVTELHPVHLTLYRVATGAATLLAVLVVLRDRLPREPRVWAHMLVVAAFGVALPFTLFGFGEQRVESMLAGIWNATTPLIVLPLAVLVFRTERLTARRAVGLALGFVGVLVVLGVWAGVGGAHFTGQLMCFGAAACYGVAIPYQKKFIAGSAHSGLSLSAAQLLVATAQLALVAPLVAGAPPVPTGLSLRVVASVLALGALGTGLAFVINMRNIRLAGASTASTVTYLIPVFAVLVGAVVLGERMNWHQPVGALVVLVGVAVAQGLFGRRRAAPAPVAPAARPVEPVARG